The Kryptolebias marmoratus isolate JLee-2015 linkage group LG18, ASM164957v2, whole genome shotgun sequence genome includes a region encoding these proteins:
- the usp18 gene encoding ubl carboxyl-terminal hydrolase 18: MSAGFCRHFLELLSRNTQFGMRGLTNYHLSCCVNSLLQTLAATWELADILEKWGASGSRADSRNVPQQLKRVLGTMRSDLHQPAAHRDFLHCLDRNHIRLDVQHDADEVFLSVLNLIQQQMDHRDLALEVQNLYKISLETQLRCLECSSVQTRSTFLLSLPLHIKEDHNSLEACMASFFEHQELRGTNSCFCPQCGTRKPSRQGVKLLSLPRILCVQLKRFRNMQGSTRKLDCRVTFPENLDFLEILREAFSRNFSQEECKYSLYAVVVHCGCATFGHYTAYVRHRVNRRWYYADDSHVEQTSWQDVQTAYGGRYRGTAYMLMYRRDSKEMDQQPGLSG; this comes from the exons ATGTCCGCTGGATTCTGTAGGCATTTTTTAGAACTGTTGTCCAGAAACACGCAGTTCG GAATGAGAGGCCTGACCAACTACCACCTGTCCTGCTGTGTGAACTCCTTGCTGCAGACCCTCGCTGCTACCTGGGAACTAGCAGACATACTTGAAAA GTGGGGAGCATCTGGTTCGAGAGCGGACAGTCGTAACGTTCCCCAGCAGCTGAAGAGGGTTCTCGGGACCATGCGGAGCGACCTCCATCAGCCCGCTGCCCATCGAGACTTCCTCCACTGCCTGGACAGAAACCACATCCGAC TGGACGTGCAGCACGACGCGGACGAGGTGTTCCTCTCTGTCCTGAACCTGATCCAGCAGCAGATGGACCACAGAGATCTG GCTCTCGAGGTCCAGAATCTGTACAAGATTTCGCTGGAGACCCAGCTGCGGTGTTTGGAGTGCAGCTCCGTTCAAACCCGAAGCACCTTCCTCCTCAGCCTGCCTTTGCACATCAAGGAGGATCACAACTCGCTG GAAGCTTGCATGGCCTCGTTCTTTGAGCATCAGGAGCTGAGGggaacaaacagctgcttttgtCCACAGTGTGGGACCAGGAAACCATCCCGGCAG ggTGTCAAACTCCTCTCCCTGCCTCGAATCTTGTGCGTTCAGCTGAAACGCTTCCGAAACATGCAGGGTTCCACCCGGAAACTGGACTGCAGGGTCACCTTCCCGGAAAACCTCGACTTCTTGGAGATTCTGCGGGAAGCTTTCTCCAGGAACTTCTCTCAG GAGGAGTGTAAGTACAGTTTGTATGCGGTGGTGGTGCACTGCGGCTGCGCCACGTTCGGACACTACACTGCGTACGTACGCCACAGGGTGAACAGGCGGTGGTACTACGCAGACGACAGCCATGTAGAGCAG ACTTCTTGGCAAGACGTGCAGACAGCGTACGGAGGACGTTACAG AGGCACAGCGTACATGTTGATGTACAGAAGAGATTCCAAAGAGATGGACCAACAACCTGGACTCTCCGGCTGA